TTTAAAGCCATAGACCTATTATGTGCATGGTGTGAACTTCAGTCTTATGAAGATTATATACTGTTGTCATTTAATTCTTTTATCCCATTTTTGCCTTCTCCGACAATAAAAGGAAGAGCAGGTGCTTAATGACCACCTTGTCCAATCGTGTGCCGGTAAGTGATTCCCTTAACTAAAGTGACATATAGACACCCTCACTGCACCCACAGAAGGAATTCTTTCTGACAACCTCAAGTTTGATTCATGTTGGACACTGAGCTGAGTGGAGAGCAACATTATATTGTCATTCTGGCCTAAGAAAGTTTCAGCCAAAGAAATGAGGGTAATTCCCCGGTCATGCTCCATAGCTGAGAACCTGCATGGTCATGGTCTTGATGCATTTCCCGATGGAGCCAATTACTTAGCTTTCTGCAAAGAGTGGCATCCCTTGTGGAACCAGCCCTTGCAGTATACAACTTATCCACTGAGGTACCCAAACTATTGCTTTCTGAAGAAGACAAGAATCCCCAAGCAGGTACAGAGAGGCGAGAGGCTGGCCTTGGGGTGTTTCCTAAGTACCCCATGCCTGTGTAGGGCATGTGTCTAGAGGCTCACCTCAGCTGTAGTTCTCAGAAACCTTGGCCACCCTCTCCTCCCCGTGATTCTACATCCAATGGGTACCTACGTCTCACAATATTCCAAATACAACCTCTCCAGTGAGTCTCTGGACTCCTTTGTGAATCTCAGTATAGCAAACCTTTGtatttcctttgttctttgtCGCAACACCTCAGCTAAAGCACTTTCCAAGAGAAAAATTCTGCGTAGCTGAATCTAGTTCGTCCTTGGGAAACAAATTCTCTTAGGGGAGAATCAAGGTGATGTGTCTGATACATACCAAAATtagtattttgtgttttcttcttctaaTTAATTAAAATCTGTCAAACTGATTCTCAATATAGGTAACATACAAGGTATGTGACTCTGTAGTGCTTCCCATGCTGTTTTTATGCCTTGCTTATTCACTTAAGGCTGGCTCCTTCTGCTGGTTTGCAAATATATTTCACAATGCGCCTTTACAAGAACTCATTATTGAGTTTTTAATACCCCGGAGGGCCTTCTCTCCTGAAGTCCCATAGCATTTGAGGTGAGACGGGATCCTGCTGAGAAAAAGGCCATGAGATTCAGAAAGCATGGGATGTCTAAATGAACTGGAATTTCAGATAAACAACAGGTAATTTTTTAGTAGAAATATGCCCCAATAATACATACTTGTTTATAAGACATAAATATACTGTATGCAATAGCATATGAAGTTGTACATTAAAAGCAAATTCTATAGTAGACTTATTTGTATCTTATTTTAGATTCAAATTTAACTAAGTATTTTATACCTTCAGTGGCTCCCATCAGCAGACCAGTTATATCCAGAGTATGTCAGAGGAAgcagggtgtttttgttttgtcttgtcttctgAGGCAGTCACCTGTAGCTCAGCCTTCCCTGGGGCTATGAAGCTGAGTGTGACTTTAAACTACCCAgcacttctgattctcctgcctcagcctctccagtcctctgcagcatatgttttgttttgttttaaacttgcAGAGTTGGCAAAGTTCAGCAATCATCTTTTCCCTTTAGGAACAACACACGAGGAGGCTTTAGTTCAAATATGTGTGTTCCCTTGGGGCTGCCTGACTCTGACACTTCAGTTCTGGAGTGGATGATGAGATGTGACCCACTTAATAGTGTTTCATAAATCATAGCTTGAAGCTACTCATGGCTTCCTTCAGAGGCATGAATTCTAATGAATTGCTATTCTTTTGTGCCTTCTCCTTGGGGTGATTTAAAACTCTCTCAACTTTAAATCTAATCAATAAGTTTCTGGGTCTATTTAAATACTGACATTTGGAAATTTCTGAGGGTTGCAATAAGCTTCAACAAGACATGGGACAAGGCAAGGTAAGTCAAGGAAAACTGCTACTGAAGTCCAGATATATATTTGTTCTGCAGAGGTGTCAAATGGAAACAGAATTCCTTCATGGAGTACAGCATATACCAATCAAGCCTCCAGGTCAAATTACACAAGTTTAAGTAGTGTTAGATAGAGCTCAAATGGGTTACGATACAACAAAACACAGTCCAAATTCTGAATGCTACACTAGACTTCTGTGACACTTTAGAAGCAGCCCGCGTATCGCGTAAGGTGTTAAGGGCCACCGTCTTCAGACAAACGGATGAACTTTGATGGAAGAAGCCATTTGCTCTGTTACTgcgcatccatccatccatcaccgcCACGCTGCCATCTACTGGCTttggtttttaagaaaagaatatttactTCCAACTCCAACCAGAGACTCCATTTTAAAGAGTAACTGGGTATGGGTTCAGGGTCTATAAATAGTTTTGTTACCATTTTTCCCCCTCAGAATTGTACAACAGTGTGACATTAAAGATGGTGGCATATCCTTGACTGTTTATATTTAGGGACTGAAGTCTAACGGTCCTCCCTGTGTTATTTTCATGAGTAGATAGTGGCATAAGTAACACACCAGGATTCTCCTACTTCATAaagatgtctttaattcctaGCCAGGTATCTGCAAATGCACCTCGTAAGCATTTGATTCAACTGTAAAGGTTCGGGTGGCCACACGTACATATTCTGGTAGACTGTTTCAGTAGGGTCCGAGCTAGTCATCTCCACAGCAATGGACAGGCCAGTGAAGGTATCTGGGTAGCCCCAGCCCCATGCCCAACCCCAACACTGTCTTAGTTCATCCCCATCCGTacccccagcccctgcccagccctgcccagccCTAGATCCAGTGCCAGCCTCAACCTAGCCcagccccagcacagcacagccccagccccagcacaGCCCCAGCCTAGCCCAGCCCCGGCTCAGCCTCAGCCCTTCCCAGCCTCAGCATAGCCCAGCCCCAGCACAGCCCCAGCCTAGCCCAGCCCCGGCTCAGCCTCAGCCCTTCCCAGCCTCAGCATAGCCCAGCCCCAGCTCCTGACAGATTATGACCAAGGGAACTCTGATGATACCCGAGAGAGAACAGAAGCCCAACTCAGTCAAATGCCCTCTGGAATTCTCAGCCTGTGAAATCCTGATGTAATAAAATGGTTGTTATTTTAAGCTACAGTTTTAGCTGGTAAAGAAGCAAATAGCTTATGAGAACAAACAGCGATGCACTGAACCTTATGCTTAAAAAGTGATAGAATGGGGTGATGTCCCGATTGGAGCAAGGGGCCAGCGAGGGGTACGACACTATAAGTGACCATAAATATCACCAACagggataaaaaaaaattgaactggaGATTTGGAGGACCTGCACAAAGTTCTAAGAAACCAGAGTCACAGGTTTTAGCAGGCTGCTACCATTTTACAATGTTACAACTTTGGCCCAGCATCTCAGACAGTCGGGGAGAAAGTGGTGATAAGCCTGCCTTCTCCGCAGACTCTGTGTACAGCAATGAACGAGCGTGACAATTAAGAACGCTTGCAGACGTGCGAAATATGTTTAAGAGGCAGTCCTCCTCCCTATTTGATGAGTTCTCAACAGCTAATGTGAAATTACAGGAGTCTCCTGAGAAAAGACGGCAGGAAACACAggcagaaattttttttttggtacttttATTGAAaaggtacatttaaaaaaatacacagacATTTTACCATTTACAGATTGCAGATATAGGCCCTCTAAAAGAGCTCGCTCTATGCTGTTGTTTTATGATACCTCTTGCCCCTGATATCACAAACATTCCAGTCTTCTTAAcatcagttttttgtttttgttttttttgcagcAGGGGGGGTGGGGGTCCctagggggtaggggtggggaaggggaagcGTGGTCACATGACCTGCGACACAGTCATTGGACAGATTGTTCAATTATAAATTATGTATCTTCTGTACATTATTGCGTCAGGGAGCCACAGAGTTATGTAGCATCGTTACCGATGAAAAACAGAGGTTTAAAATGAAGACCTTTATGTAGAAACACACAGATTCACTGTCCTCTTGCAGATGCACAGAAGTTGCAAAAAAATGTGCAATTTAGGaagctctttttgtttctgtataCATTTGCTTAGCAACTCAAACCAGTGAGGATGCTacaaaaataagttaaaacaaaaatagcaaacaGGTAGTAATTATAGCTATGTTATATGGCTTTCTATTTCGTTTAAATATCtccaaataaaatatgaaataaagaaaatacattatcTTTTGTTCTCTTAGAGAGAAAAAATTTCAAAGCTACTCTGCTTCCTAACAATTacacagcaatgaaaaaaaaagtttaattcaACGAGAGTTACGATCTAGTACTACACGGGGTACAACAGTACTCGGGTCTAGAACAGTACACAATCCCTGTGGACACTAgtacaccagaaaagaaaaaaaaaacacgccATGGGCCGTGGGGAAGATGGTATCCACAATTAAGCACTTGCGATGGACTTTTGTTCCACACTAGAATACGCCCGCTTGGATTCTGGAGTTATTTACAGACATCCGGAGAAGAGCCTACTTCCTGTTCAAGTCTGTCAGGAAGAGATTCCATTTTGTTTCTAAGCCAGATCACCATGTCATGGGAACACACAGGTcggttttctttttctgatcaATATATTTTCAAGAAACTTAAGTATCTCAGATACACCAATTGGCAGGGGTAGGGTGGAGAGGGCACGGGAAGAGACGGTGCCCTTGAGCTTGGCCTCCGCCTGTGTCTGGAGGTGGGGCTGGGCGGTGGCCTGCACTTTGTAAGTGCGTAGGTGGGGTACTTACAGTCACACACAGGGCTTACACTGCTGAATCCTTTGGGCTGTTCGTCTACACCTTCCCACTGGCCTGGCCTGTCGCGGGCGGGCGGGCTCCCAGTGTTTAGTAAGGGGCAAAGAGGATGGAGGTGGGCGTGGCCCGGATGGGCCCGTGGCCAGGCCTCAGCAGTGCAGGAGGGATGGCTGCAGcctggaagagagaggcagatggCCGAGGTGGCAGGGACAGCGCAGTGGACACAGCTGCGGCCGCCAGGGGTGAAGACAGGAAAGTCGGGGCCAGAGGCTTCATCAGATCTTTCTGGAATGCAAGCTTTGCCTAAAGAAGGGACGAGAACCGGAAAGGGGGTGAGAATACTGTTCAGGCGCCACAGAGGTTTCCCCTACAGAGCTAATACATCGAATTTTCAACATCCTGACTTTGAGACGTCATGAAATGATGGCTATCACTGGGTTCCGGGGCTCTGGTTGTAGTCTCTGGAGAGACACCTAGAAAGGTCCTGCTTAGGCAACCAGCGCAACTGCAAAACCACGCTGCCCACGCTGGCCTCGAATCTTAGATGCGCCACAACATCCAACACGTTCAGTTTCGGGTTTTGAGAAGTGTGGCCCTTCGCTTCACTCTCTTGGACACTCTGTATGAGGTAATTGAAGTATAAGGGCATTAGGGACCCGGGAGACGAGAACACAAAACCAATTTGCACTTCTTGTACTGTCCACATGATGCGCATcctctgaaaaaaaattatagctAAATCAAATTCTGTGCTTGACAGTGACTGTAAGTGGGCTAGAAACCCTCTCTACTTAAAGGAATCCCAGCGTGGATGCTTCCCGGGAAGAAATCAATCCTAAATTTCTGTCTTTTGCAATCAGCAGGGGCTGTGTGAACTGCCTAATCCTGGCATCACCTGCTTGCAGCATCCACTGGTGGCTTAGAAGGTAATCAAAGCTCCCCTCCAGCTGGTCTTGCTCAGTTCCGCCTCAGACTGAAGACCACGTTAGACCCAGCCCCAGGGACACTGTGAGGCCACCCATCTGTGGATTTATTTATATGACACCTGCTGTTGACGACCCTAGGTATTGGCGCAAGAGCCTGAAAGCCGGTCATGTTGAGAGCGGGTGGGACCGGCTGATTACCAACGTGAAGAGAAAGAGCAATGCTTTCATATGGATCCGAACAGGAAACGGAGAAATACTAAATGTATGGATTTTTGTCACAAAAGTAGCCCCACATCCTTCCAAGTCTGCAACACCCAGAATTCCCCAGACATCACTTGTTCTTCTTGAGGGCCTTCAGCTTTCTTTGTAACTTACAGAAGGTCATCTTTGAAAAGGGTTTAGGAAGAGTAGGACATTAGCTCTTTAAAAGctatatcttttcattttaattatgtgtgctgctggtgtgtgtgtgtgtgtgtgtgtgtgtgtgtgtgtgtgtgtgtgtgtgtgggcacgcaTGCAGATGACTTCAATGTTcaagcatcagatctcctggagctgctgTTAGCTGCTTGtcctgaatgctgggaaccaaagttgGGCcccctacaagagcagcaagtgctttaaaaaaaacccatcttCTCTCCAGCATGGAGACACTGGCTTTTGAAGAGACTCCACTTTGCTGTTCTAAGGTACTCTGTAGTGGGAATTAAGCCCTTCATTCTAACGTTTCTGGACCTGTcggagatggcccagcaggtaaagcCACCTTCTGCCTACCCTGACATGGCTCTCGAGATACATGTGCCTGTAGCCAGGCCTTACAACTGGAATTTGATCCCCTGGACCCccgaggtggaaggagagaaccaactccaccaAGTTTCCCTCGGATCTCCACATTTGCGCCACCATGGATCAAGAGCTGCTCAACCATGAGTTCTTTAGCTTAGCATGAGGCAGGAAGGTCTGGTTTGTTCCCCAGCCCAGTCAATTACactataaacaaagaactcatcACTCCCAGAGTTTAGAGCCCACTTGTCGCTAGAGGCTCTCCTGCTGACCACCACCCAAACCAGCAAGGCTGACCCACAAGACAGGCGCACGAAGGGAACTGACCGCCAAGATGCTTGGGCTCCTCTGGAGCTTGTTGTAGGGGCTGTATTTCGGCTTCAATGGCTTTCCTGCCACGCGGTCTTTATGCCTTCGGCTTGAAATGTGCTGAAAGAAGTGTGGCATGTTAGCCGACTCTGTGGAAGGTTCTTTTCCCAGACAAGGACAGCTGACTTCCCCACTCCCACTTTCTAAGGCGGTTTGGGCAAAAAAAACTTTCCGATCACCTACAGAGAGGACAtttccttctagcccactgtccctGTCCTTCTAATGTGCTGAAGTCTTATCAGATTTCCCCCTGGGTTGCCATGATCACCACTAAGCCTGTTGTCCTTGACCAGCCCTTGAGTGTTTAGGAGACAAGCTTCATAGGACCTTTGGCTCCTGATGCTCGCTTGGGAATTGTGGAGcccgcctgtctgtctgtctgtctgtctgcctgccttcctgtttCTAGTACTAGGGCTAGAGGCTGAGAGGTAGGAAGTACAGGCCCAGCTATTGGGCAATGACCTCTCTCCACAGCACTTGCACGTCGCAGATTGTTGCCTATTAAATTTAACCTTGGGCACACAGAAAACCATTTATAGGCAAGGAGCCACAGGCAGACAAGTGGTGACCTAAACCTGTGGCTATGTCTAGTTTGGGCCACCTTACCTGTTTGAGTTGAATTTCTGAGTTCACATGAACATCACAGATTTCACAATGAAATGTTTTGTTCTGCAGTCCTGAACCCTTACTGCCATTCTGCACCTTTAATCTTGACCCAGGTCTTGGATAGGACTTAATTGGACCAGCTCCATTACGAGCCTCAACCATGGTCTTGTGTTTAGatcctaaaaagaaagaagggggaggtaTATATTTAGTAGCTACTtaagaactctgtgtgtgtgtgtgtgtgtgtgtgtgtgtgtgtgtgtgtgtgtgtgtgtggtggaggtgGAGTTCAGTTGGTGGAGTGTTTGCCCGGTTGTGTGAAGACCTGTGATTGAGCCCAGCACTTCATTATCTCCCTGTGGTGTAAGTTCAAGGTTATCATCTGTGCAGCAAATCCAAagacagcctgtgctacatgagaccccacctaaacaaaacaaataaatgaactatAGGAAGCCTatacttttcttcccttttcccctctcccttccatcactttctccccctcccctcctctctcctccctttcctccacttcttttcttcctcttacttttcttttatacaggatcttactatgtatccaaggctggccttgaactcaccttgCAGCCCATGCTAGCCTCAAGCTTGTGATTCTCTAGTCtgagcctcttgagtgctagaattatgGGCATGAACCATCATgtccagcccacatacatgttttctttacattaattttaatatctgagtaatatATTCTATCATGTTCGGCTAGTCTAATGTATTCTGAATTTCATTACTGATGAACTTTTATGTTGTttcaatacatatacatatacatgtacacaaacatttGTCTCATGAGTGCAAAGCAGTGGCCACTCTACATAAGTCTTTGGCTCTTATCTCCATCACTTCGTCAAAATGGTTTTTGGTCAGTATTAGGTGCTTTTTAATGAACTAAAGAAGGCATTTGCCTCCACAATacttttgctttgcatttctcaGTAATTATGATCATGATTCTAAAACCACTCCtgagagagtggagagagagagagagagagagagagagagagagagagagagagagagagagggagagggagagggagagagggagagagagggagagagggagagagggagagagaacacaaCAGATGTGACATTCTGGTGGGAAGAGTTGGGTTTAGTCACCAACATCATTTAGACTATAAACATGGCAGCTGACCTGTATTGTGAGCCTCCAGCTGTGACAAGGAGTTCACTGCCACCTTGCATAGCGAGCAGTAGAGTAAttttttggctttttcttcttctgactCAGCAACAGACCCCGGAGCTCCATTTGTGCTCTTGGAGGGAGAAGCAATGGCTCCAAGTGTCAGAGGTGTTGTGCCAGATTTGAGGAAAAAGGAGCCTCCTTCGGAGCCTGAGGGCTGACTGGAACTGGTGGCTTTTATCTTTCCTTTGTCTTCTAAGGGAGACACAGAGGTGTTACTAAAGCCTCCTAGGTCATACAAACCAGAATGAAAAACAGGAATATGACTTCCATACCCAAATAGATAAGCTAACATACATCCTTTTAAAGTTTAGCACAGATTTTACTTGGTAGAGCTTGGTTTAAAAAAGTTCATTCTAGCCCATTAGTTTCCACAGCAGGTCACCCTAAAGTCATGCTGATCCATGAAGCATGACTTTGGCGTCCCACTTAATGTAGGTGACTTTCCTAAAATCCTCCAGTTGTAAGCCATACGCTAAGGAAGGCTTTACTCTTAACAAAATCAGCTACTTTTCAGCATGATGACAAGATGGCACCATTTGAGGTCACTAGCCCATGTTGGCTTCAGCTGACTATTTATGACTTAGTTATGGCATGGGTATGGAGTTAAAATTTAACTTTGACACCAAGTCAACCCTTTACCTTTGATGCGTGGGtacaggaaagggaagaaatgtgGCCGACTGTGGTTAGAATTGATGAAGTTTTTCCTGGTTTTTCAATGGGACTGCACCTGATCCAAAGCATGGGGGTTGTGGGGAGGGAGCTGAGTTCCATTCTCTAGGCTCATAGATTAACGGGAGTCTAAATCAAAAGTTTTAAGTAATCGGATCAAACACAGTCACAAAATGAATATTAGTCAAATAATTTAAAGACATCTTGACATTTTTAGTCATGCAATTACTGGAGGCTTATTATCCTGAAGAGAGTGGAGCAGGTTGTGAGGGGTCATAGTGACTTGGGGAGAATTGGAGGCATTGTTCAGTGACTCCCTTGGGAAGAAAGACTGGATCCTCATAGGCCAAGCACACCCATGCCCTGTATACTTCCAGTAGAGCTGGCACTCTTAGAAAATGCCTAGTGACGTGTTAATTAAGAGAGGGACACTATGTGAGAATACAGTCCCTAACTGTCCTAAGCAATTCAGGACCGCACAGCATTGGCTTAGATGACCACTGATGTCTGTGTTTATTCCCAGAATTCTCCATGTGGCAAAGCAAAGCTTACAGTGCTTACTATAATGACTTTAAAAGCTTCTTTGATCTGGGGATTCAccgctccctctccctcccctgcatTGGGGTCCATGTTAAGACTGACACATGAAGACTGAACAAGAGGCAAGAGCGTCCTAGACAGGCCCCCATCTGAGGAGGGGAggcctgtctccttgtctcccacAGCCTTGTATTCGCTTTCAGAAAAGACATTCACATTTAGGATGAGACGAAAAAAAGTCTGCATCTTTTATAAAAGTTTCAGGGGGAAGATTACTCCTTCTAACTGGTGAGTTGGAGATTTATTGTTTAGGATGGGATGGGGCTTCCTCATCTCCAAGCATCTCCCAGGCTGAGTCTTGGAGCACTTATAAGCATCCAAGCAAGGCAGTGGTCTTACTATGGTGCTCTAGGAGCTGCCCTGCTCTTGAGATGGAGATTTGTCACCTCCCGCTCCAAGCGTCTCATCTGCTATTCTGTATAAAGTTGATCTGAAAGAGCCTGACTTTGTCTGAGATCCACTCACGCATGCTTCCTGAAGTTCCTAGGTTGGGTTCCTTGCATCACTGTTCCCATTGTCTTTATGCTTACGTCAAGCTTGTTGCTTACAAAATACTACTAACATTATTCTATCATAACAAACATGGGATAGTACGGCTGAAAGAaactttttccttatttttaatgtgAGAAAACTGAACTTCATAAATGATGTTTCTCATTCCTGGTCTTCATGCAGGATGCTGATCTTTTTGCAAAAAGGGGAAGTGACTTAATTTATCATCATTAATATTACAGATGCATACAAAAGCCACCTTATACGTGAATtcgcttttttctttttttactacaGTTTAGTTTTaaggcatttttcttttgttttgaattaCCTTTTTTGAGACTTTCACACATGAACGCagtatttatatcatttctactccttttatttacacacatacatggagatCGATATATAATTTGATTTTCTTAAGTGAGGCTACTGTATGCTGTACTCAATAATTGCCTGCTTCACGTTATGGTAATAAGATGTATAAAATAGGTGTTTTCCTTTCTATGcttatttctttaagaaaaaaaaactaagcacatttcctttttaaatctcCTTTGTGAAATTGTTAATTTATTCACTAACAAATGCAGGTTGACATCATGCTAATTGCTGACAGGGTGCTAGACACTGAAGAGAATAGTTAAGTAAATCAGGTACAGACTTGAAGAAAGTTACAGAGGAGCCAGGGGAATGAGACAGCCACTCTGAGGTTCTAATTTATGGTAGAAACCGTCGAGAGTCATGGGAGCATAGAGCAGAAATGATTACTTCTGCTTGGGAAGAAAGGGGCATTTTTCATTAAGGAAGTGGCGTTTGAGTTTTGAAGGTCAGGTTTAGAAACGAATAGAAGGCGggagtgtggggtggggaggagggagaaggaatagGAAGCAGAAGACATGTGCAAAAACAGCAGGGTTTTCATAGGGTTAAGACTCTTGGGGTTTCAATGGATGGAggccagggacccctgtggttgaattggggaggggctggaggaggctggggaggagggtgaccccataggaaaaccagcagtaacctggacccccaagatctctcagacacagaaCCACCAATCGGGAAGTGTGCACCAGCTAATGTGAGTCTCCCCCACGCCCATGCGTAAAGAAGCACTAACCCTTGAGAGAACTGAGGCCCAGGGAGAGGGGAGGTCTGGTGGCGCGGGGGGGACATCCTTGTAgactggggaggagagggtgatAAACAGTTGGGGaggggcagactgggagggggttaatgactggacagtaaaaagattaaagaataaaaaaacctGTCTGTGGAGGAGAGGACTGATATCAGATGTGGGAAATGTTACAAGGGACTGagcccagaggcagagacactcaAACCCATTGAATTGTACACCGAGGACCAAACTTACCTTTTAACAACAGATCGAATGTATAGCATATTTAACTATGCGATGTAAGATTCAGATAAATTCTTGCTTCCCATTTATAGGCTAGGGTTTTAATACTTTGGAACATGAAGAACAATTTTGATGTTGGAAATGTATAAATGACTTCAACATATTCGGAGGATTCTGTTGCTAAATGGATACCTGCTGGTCAATATAGGAAACTGGAAAATCAAGAAAAATCACTGCTGCGTTTACGTCTTTAAATAGTGGCATTCTCCTAGGATGTGTGAACTTACGAACAGCCGGGCCTAATTTTATTGTTTCTCCTCTCGGTGGCTTGAGATCACAATCTACTGTGCTGTTTCTCTTT
This Rattus norvegicus strain BN/NHsdMcwi chromosome 3, GRCr8, whole genome shotgun sequence DNA region includes the following protein-coding sequences:
- the Zfp385b gene encoding zinc finger protein 385B isoform X3, which codes for MNMASFLRGFEEKGLKNDRPGDQFSKEKKKILFSFCDVCNIQLNSAAQAQVHYDGKSHRKRVKQLSDGQPPPPAQGSVPLLASPCPGPGPGPGTNTSTGSACHTTTLPALVRTPTLMMQPSLDIKPFMSFPVDSSSAVGLFPNFNTMDPVQKAVINHTFGVSIPPKKKQVISCNVCQLRFNSDSQAEAHYTGSKHAKKVKALEATKNKPKMVPSKDSAKANPSCSVRPGTGDSSDKSEDKGKIKATSSSQPSGSEGGSFFLKSGTTPLTLGAIASPSKSTNGAPGSVAESEEEKAKKLLYCSLCKVAVNSLSQLEAHNTGSKHKTMVEARNGAGPIKSYPRPGSRLKVQNGSKGSGLQNKTFHCEICDVHVNSEIQLKQHISSRRHKDRVAGKPLKPKYSPYNKLQRSPSILAAKLAFQKDLMKPLAPTFLSSPLAAAAVSTALSLPPRPSASLFQAAAIPPALLRPGHGPIRATPTSILFAPY
- the Zfp385b gene encoding zinc finger protein 385B isoform X5 gives rise to the protein MMQPSLDIKPFMSFPVDSSSAVGLFPNFNTKRRGLFGTNKFFQMDPVQKAVINHTFGVSIPPKKKQVISCNVCQLRFNSDSQAEAHYTGSKHAKKVKALEATKNKPKMVPSKDSAKANPSCSVRPGTGDSSDKSEDKGKIKATSSSQPSGSEGGSFFLKSGTTPLTLGAIASPSKSTNGAPGSVAESEEEKAKKLLYCSLCKVAVNSLSQLEAHNTGSKHKTMVEARNGAGPIKSYPRPGSRLKVQNGSKGSGLQNKTFHCEICDVHVNSEIQLKQHISSRRHKDRVAGKPLKPKYSPYNKLQRSPSILAAKLAFQKDLMKPLAPTFLSSPLAAAAVSTALSLPPRPSASLFQAAAIPPALLRPGHGPIRATPTSILFAPY
- the Zfp385b gene encoding zinc finger protein 385B isoform X7; the encoded protein is MPRLRVEPGDSVSPDPEKPLASAPFLHGSQPLRRSFGSACHTTTLPALVRTPTLMMQPSLDIKPFMSFPVDSSSAVGLFPNFNTMDPVQKAVINHTFGVSIPPKKKQVISCNVCQLRFNSDSQAEAHYTGSKHAKKVKALEATKNKPKMVPSKDSAKANPSCSVRPGTGDSSDKSEDKGKIKATSSSQPSGSEGGSFFLKSGTTPLTLGAIASPSKSTNGAPGSVAESEEEKAKKLLYCSLCKVAVNSLSQLEAHNTGSKHKTMVEARNGAGPIKSYPRPGSRLKVQNGSKGSGLQNKTFHCEICDVHVNSEIQLKQHISSRRHKDRVAGKPLKPKYSPYNKLQRSPSILAAKLAFQKDLMKPLAPTFLSSPLAAAAVSTALSLPPRPSASLFQAAAIPPALLRPGHGPIRATPTSILFAPY
- the Zfp385b gene encoding zinc finger protein 385B translates to MWSGLPSRGSACHTTTLPALVRTPTLMMQPSLDIKPFMSFPVDSSSAVGLFPNFNTMDPVQKAVINHTFGVSIPPKKKQVISCNVCQLRFNSDSQAEAHYTGSKHAKKVKALEATKNKPKMVPSKDSAKANPSCSVRPGTGDSSDKSEDKGKIKATSSSQPSGSEGGSFFLKSGTTPLTLGAIASPSKSTNGAPGSVAESEEEKAKKLLYCSLCKVAVNSLSQLEAHNTGSKHKTMVEARNGAGPIKSYPRPGSRLKVQNGSKGSGLQNKTFHCEICDVHVNSEIQLKQHISSRRHKDRVAGKPLKPKYSPYNKLQRSPSILAAKLAFQKDLMKPLAPTFLSSPLAAAAVSTALSLPPRPSASLFQAAAIPPALLRPGHGPIRATPTSILFAPY
- the Zfp385b gene encoding zinc finger protein 385B isoform X4, giving the protein MNMASFLRGFEEKGLKNDRPGDQFSKEKKKILFSFCDVCNIQLNSAAQAQVHYDGKSHRKRVKQLSDGQPPPPAQGSVPLLASPCPGPGPGPGTNTSTGSACHTTTLPALVRTPTLMMQPSLDIKPFMSFPVDSSSAVGLFPNFNTMDPVQKAVINHTFGVSIPPKKKQVISCNVCQLRFNSDSQAEAHYTGSKHAKKVKALEATKNKPKMVPSKDSAKANPSCSVRPGTGDSSDKSDKGKIKATSSSQPSGSEGGSFFLKSGTTPLTLGAIASPSKSTNGAPGSVAESEEEKAKKLLYCSLCKVAVNSLSQLEAHNTGSKHKTMVEARNGAGPIKSYPRPGSRLKVQNGSKGSGLQNKTFHCEICDVHVNSEIQLKQHISSRRHKDRVAGKPLKPKYSPYNKLQRSPSILAAKLAFQKDLMKPLAPTFLSSPLAAAAVSTALSLPPRPSASLFQAAAIPPALLRPGHGPIRATPTSILFAPY
- the Zfp385b gene encoding zinc finger protein 385B isoform X13, which produces MLLGSACHTTTLPALVRTPTLMMQPSLDIKPFMSFPVDSSSAVGLFPNFNTMDPVQKAVINHTFGVSIPPKKKQVISCNVCQLRFNSDSQAEAHYTGSKHAKKVKALEATKNKPKMVPSKDSAKANPSCSVRPGTGDSSDKSEDKGKIKATSSSQPSGSEGGSFFLKSGTTPLTLGAIASPSKSTNGAPGSVAESEEEKAKKLLYCSLCKVAVNSLSQLEAHNTGSKHKTMVEARNGAGPIKSYPRPGSRLKVQNGSKGSGLQNKTFHCEICDVHVNSEIQLKQHISSRRHKDRVAGKPLKPKYSPYNKLQRSPSILAAKLAFQKDLMKPLAPTFLSSPLAAAAVSTALSLPPRPSASLFQAAAIPPALLRPGHGPIRATPTSILFAPY
- the Zfp385b gene encoding zinc finger protein 385B isoform X8, which codes for MLETARDSPASKLHLQFLKTVTLSVHLRDRSGKQPSAGVTDSFKANGSACHTTTLPALVRTPTLMMQPSLDIKPFMSFPVDSSSAVGLFPNFNTMDPVQKAVINHTFGVSIPPKKKQVISCNVCQLRFNSDSQAEAHYTGSKHAKKVKALEATKNKPKMVPSKDSAKANPSCSVRPGTGDSSDKSEDKGKIKATSSSQPSGSEGGSFFLKSGTTPLTLGAIASPSKSTNGAPGSVAESEEEKAKKLLYCSLCKVAVNSLSQLEAHNTGSKHKTMVEARNGAGPIKSYPRPGSRLKVQNGSKGSGLQNKTFHCEICDVHVNSEIQLKQHISSRRHKDRVAGKPLKPKYSPYNKLQRSPSILAAKLAFQKDLMKPLAPTFLSSPLAAAAVSTALSLPPRPSASLFQAAAIPPALLRPGHGPIRATPTSILFAPY